A stretch of DNA from Desertibacillus haloalkaliphilus:
ATGTTAAATATTGATTTTTCATATAGTGATAATGATCAGCTGGTCATTTCTGAGATGACAGACACGATCAGGCAAATCCTTAAAAAGGTTGCAGGAGATGATAACCCTTCTGTTTGTATTATGCCAATTGGAAGTGATTATCACGAAACTGGAACATGCCGTATGGGGGATGATCCATCGACTTCGGCTACGAATCGTTATGGTCAAATTCATGGAGTT
This window harbors:
- a CDS encoding GMC oxidoreductase → MLNIDFSYSDNDQLVISEMTDTIRQILKKVAGDDNPSVCIMPIGSDYHETGTCRMGDDPSTSATNRYGQIHGVEGLYVADNSVLPTVGRANPTLTTVAFAIRTADYIV